One genomic segment of Priestia megaterium includes these proteins:
- a CDS encoding helix-turn-helix domain-containing protein: protein MDYEKVYSLTAIADKLGRSRSSVYDWLHTYKEFVEPHTVGKGRTKKYKESIFPVLSLIEDLKAEGHPNDYIRALLASEGHDIVVEGETNENAPVLTQLTEAYKTILTKVETLESQNEDLARQNEKMANAMQAMAEVIRQTAATNEEKEAEREKRQLERDQMLIDTMRQLHADKQQESKGFFSKLFGK, encoded by the coding sequence ATGGATTACGAAAAAGTGTATTCCTTAACGGCAATAGCAGACAAACTAGGGCGTTCAAGGTCTAGCGTTTATGATTGGCTCCATACATATAAGGAATTTGTAGAACCGCACACCGTCGGAAAAGGTCGGACAAAGAAATACAAAGAATCTATTTTTCCTGTGTTGTCACTTATAGAAGACTTGAAAGCTGAAGGGCATCCTAATGACTATATTCGCGCTTTGCTTGCTTCGGAAGGTCATGATATTGTTGTCGAGGGGGAAACAAATGAGAATGCTCCAGTTTTGACGCAATTAACTGAAGCATACAAAACTATCTTAACGAAAGTTGAAACGCTAGAATCACAAAATGAAGATTTAGCACGTCAAAATGAAAAAATGGCAAATGCTATGCAAGCAATGGCCGAAGTAATACGACAAACGGCGGCAACTAATGAAGAAAAAGAAGCAGAGCGTGAAAAACGACAACTTGAACGTGATCAAATGTTAATAGATACTATGCGGCAACTTCATGCTGACAAACAACAGGAATCGAAAGGCTTCTTCTCAAAACTATTTGGTAAATAA
- a CDS encoding helix-turn-helix transcriptional regulator: MFWWRNPNRSKFGRWLDREGITQSEFSERSGVSRNTIWRVCNTKGYIPTPRVMKKIMATVQKVDKTKDIDDFFQF; this comes from the coding sequence GTGTTTTGGTGGCGTAACCCGAATCGCAGTAAATTTGGTCGTTGGCTGGATCGAGAAGGAATTACACAAAGTGAATTTTCTGAACGAAGTGGTGTTTCCCGAAACACTATTTGGCGAGTTTGTAACACCAAAGGTTATATTCCAACTCCTAGAGTAATGAAAAAGATCATGGCCACCGTTCAAAAAGTAGATAAAACAAAAGATATTGATGATTTCTTTCAATTCTAA
- a CDS encoding replication protein, with protein MTKILTCYLKDVDTFNGRFKWLWTNKSTLRRKKEEFLESLRTHFKQQQSAIHKEFPKKRMEMLDYVIYNLVATGIQAIRSETLMKKFNVSKSTVSRFVRSLKATPFVLVARYIKEDATGTHPDSYVFILKSHKNFHHICDEIFFAHDTTGVQSLEKEEMTTPVTRPVTSPESDENVDMTGLEADKSPDAFINLDLPVNHINNHLISVSQAFTYIKGVPKKVNQVYAGKYGHRLQDFYARIQNAAKAVKRDTEIEIVKEQVHEIAYTSIVGLDKYVHEANQQGNSLSLGDMCRLIYQIAKNQFYELVNPKGQDYSSVYANQQEVIHNESQTTTLAKPKRIIRKELVPDWLQAEQQQEKVTKESKISLDQQLEMIQLKQDLGQELTLEEEGLLEEHSSTYSLLEIAQVKQDLGQALTPEEQECLRQHNQLKDTAS; from the coding sequence ATGACAAAGATATTAACCTGCTATTTAAAAGATGTAGATACCTTCAATGGACGGTTCAAATGGTTATGGACCAACAAGTCCACACTTCGGAGAAAGAAAGAAGAGTTTTTAGAAAGTCTTCGTACCCACTTTAAACAACAACAATCAGCCATACATAAAGAATTCCCTAAAAAGAGGATGGAAATGCTCGATTACGTCATCTATAACCTAGTGGCTACGGGCATTCAAGCGATCCGTTCTGAAACACTTATGAAGAAATTTAATGTTTCCAAAAGTACGGTTTCTCGTTTTGTACGCTCGTTAAAAGCGACTCCGTTTGTACTTGTGGCACGTTACATTAAAGAGGATGCAACAGGAACTCACCCTGATAGCTATGTATTTATCCTTAAAAGCCATAAGAACTTTCATCACATTTGCGACGAAATCTTTTTCGCCCATGACACAACAGGTGTACAAAGCCTTGAAAAAGAAGAAATGACCACTCCTGTGACACGTCCTGTGACGTCTCCAGAAAGTGATGAAAACGTTGATATGACAGGCTTAGAGGCCGATAAATCACCTGATGCCTTTATTAACCTTGATTTACCTGTAAATCATATAAATAATCATTTAATATCTGTTTCACAGGCCTTCACCTATATCAAAGGTGTGCCTAAGAAAGTCAATCAAGTCTATGCAGGTAAATATGGGCATCGACTGCAAGACTTCTATGCTCGTATTCAAAATGCTGCTAAAGCTGTCAAACGAGATACAGAGATTGAGATTGTGAAAGAACAAGTCCATGAAATTGCGTATACATCCATTGTGGGATTAGACAAATATGTCCATGAAGCTAATCAACAAGGCAATTCTTTATCCCTAGGGGATATGTGTCGATTAATCTATCAAATTGCGAAAAATCAATTCTATGAATTGGTAAACCCTAAAGGGCAGGATTATTCATCAGTATACGCAAACCAACAAGAAGTTATACATAACGAAAGTCAAACAACAACATTGGCCAAACCGAAACGTATTATCCGTAAAGAATTGGTTCCCGATTGGTTACAAGCTGAACAGCAGCAAGAAAAAGTTACAAAAGAATCAAAGATTTCTTTGGATCAACAGCTTGAAATGATTCAGTTAAAGCAAGATTTAGGACAGGAGCTAACACTAGAAGAAGAGGGCTTGTTGGAGGAGCACAGCTCCACGTATAGCTTGTTGGAGATAGCTCAGGTGAAACAGGACTTAGGACAAGCTTTAACGCCAGAAGAACAAGAATGTTTGCGCCAACATAATCAACTAAAAGACACAGCTTCCTAA
- a CDS encoding MerR family transcriptional regulator codes for MLRVITAEAAYTTEELADILGLSIATIRKYNFHFAKIGVQFTKKQGRLAYTNDDVTIFHELKRIYAHPEMTLEKAVITVAKKFNLVQIPNTPPNISTEKQTLILEPLEAQMKEIQSYIDAKFEERERQLISMAREIRALKKAQQQKKSFYKWLKTFFEK; via the coding sequence ATGTTGAGAGTCATAACCGCAGAAGCAGCATATACCACCGAAGAATTAGCTGATATACTTGGTTTGTCCATAGCAACTATCCGAAAGTACAACTTCCATTTTGCCAAAATTGGTGTGCAATTTACTAAAAAACAAGGCAGATTAGCTTATACAAATGACGACGTTACTATCTTTCATGAACTAAAAAGAATTTATGCCCATCCCGAAATGACCTTAGAAAAAGCTGTTATAACCGTTGCAAAAAAATTTAACTTAGTACAAATACCAAACACTCCACCTAACATTTCAACTGAAAAACAAACCCTTATCCTAGAACCACTCGAAGCACAAATGAAAGAGATACAAAGCTATATCGATGCAAAATTTGAAGAACGCGAACGTCAATTAATTTCAATGGCTCGCGAGATTCGGGCGTTAAAAAAAGCACAACAACAAAAGAAAAGTTTTTATAAGTGGTTAAAAACCTTTTTTGAAAAATGA
- a CDS encoding plasmid stabilization protein, with translation MPHKITLTGSATGPLREYDRYVAFDMREKGSPSAPKGLKKSTFISYTVFVAKKAFNKTGLTKKSIMHEKILIQGEPTLDIPIDECPGEVGVICFQITVLPNKNDKEKNQSDAKKEPKQEASAPSQDQKNTEPTKQEEEQAPVSQPVAKEEKKEVKPIQPEVQQAPTEEKKAEEKKTTLSNQPKGTQDLLNFDDIIVPEEFLKTRPNPEKTQKVIDFVKRTGRLDEPLTIEKGSKILKDGYRRYVVAKTVKMDQVPVVYEYQK, from the coding sequence ATGCCACATAAAATTACGTTAACCGGATCAGCCACAGGACCACTACGAGAATATGATCGCTACGTTGCCTTTGATATGCGTGAAAAAGGGTCACCATCTGCGCCTAAAGGCTTGAAGAAGAGTACGTTTATTTCGTATACCGTATTTGTTGCGAAGAAAGCCTTTAATAAAACTGGACTCACGAAGAAAAGCATCATGCATGAAAAGATTTTAATTCAAGGGGAACCAACGCTGGATATTCCGATAGATGAATGTCCTGGTGAAGTAGGGGTGATTTGTTTCCAGATTACCGTTCTCCCGAACAAAAATGATAAAGAGAAGAATCAGTCAGATGCGAAAAAAGAACCTAAACAAGAGGCATCTGCGCCTTCTCAAGACCAAAAGAATACGGAACCTACTAAACAGGAAGAAGAACAAGCACCTGTTTCTCAACCTGTAGCAAAGGAAGAGAAGAAAGAAGTAAAGCCTATTCAGCCAGAAGTACAACAAGCACCTACAGAAGAGAAAAAGGCTGAGGAAAAAAAGACAACACTATCAAACCAACCGAAGGGAACTCAGGATCTATTGAACTTTGATGATATTATCGTTCCTGAAGAGTTCTTAAAGACACGCCCAAACCCTGAAAAAACGCAAAAGGTTATCGATTTTGTGAAGCGTACAGGACGTTTAGATGAGCCGTTGACGATTGAAAAAGGATCAAAGATCTTAAAAGATGGATACCGCCGTTATGTCGTGGCTAAAACAGTCAAAATGGATCAAGTTCCTGTTGTCTATGAATATCAAAAGTAA